In one Mastacembelus armatus chromosome 19, fMasArm1.2, whole genome shotgun sequence genomic region, the following are encoded:
- the LOC113135222 gene encoding cytohesin-1-like isoform X3, with amino-acid sequence MQDIQRLKDEIAEVTSEIENLGMSEERKSMQRNKQMTMGRKKFNMDPKKGISFLVDSSLLKNTSDSIAQFLYKGEGLNKTAIGDYLGERDDFNIKVLHAFLDLHEFTDLNLVQALRQFLWSFRLPGEAQKIDRMMEAFAQRYCHCNPGVFQSTDTCYVLSFAVIMLNTSLHNPNVKDKPSVQRFTAMNRGINDGGDLPEELLKNLFDSIKNEPFKIPEDDGNDLTHTFFNPDREGWLLKLGGGRVKTWKRRWFILTDNCLYYFEYTTDKEPRGIIPLENLSIREVDDSKKPNCFELFIPDHKDQVIKACKTEADGRVVEGNHTFYRISAPTPEEKDEWINSIKAAISKDPFYEMLAARKKKVSSVKGL; translated from the exons ATGCAGGACATACAA AGGTTGAAGGATGAAATAGCAGAGGTGACCAGTGAGATTGAAAACCTGGGGATGAGTGAGGAGAG GAAAAGCATGCAGAGGAATAAACAGATGACCATGGGCCGAAAAAAGTTCAACATGGACCCTAAGAAG GGGATCAGTTTTCTGGTTGACAGCTCCTTGCTGAAAAACACCAGTGATAGCATCGCTCAGTTTCTCTACAAGGGAGAGGGGCTTAATAAGACAGCCATTGGTGACTACCTAGGGGAGAG AGATGACTTCAACATCAAGGTTCTGCACGCCTTCCTGGACTTACATGAGTTCACAGACCTGAACCTGGTTCAAGCTCTCAGGCAGTTCCTGTGGAGCTTCCGACTGCCCGGCGAGGCTCAGAAGATCGACCGCATGATGGAGGCGTTCGCCCAGAGATACTGTCACTGTAACCCTGGAGTGTTCCAGAGCACAG ATACCTGTTACGTGTTATCGTTCGCTGTGATCATGTTGAACACCAGTCTACACAACCCTAATGTGAAGGACAAGCCCTCTGTTCAGAGATTCACAGCAATGAACAGAGGGATCAATGATGGAGGAGACCTACCAGAGGAGCTGCTCAAG AACCTTTTCGACAGCATCAAAAACGAGCCCTTCAAGATCCCAGAAGATGACGGGAATGACCTCACACACACCTTCTTCAACCCTGACAGAGAAGGATGGCTACTAAAACTTGG AGGTGGACGAGTTAAGACCTGGAAGAGACGCTGGTTTATTCTCACAGATAACTGCCTCTACTACTTTGAATACACAACG gataaGGAACCAAGAGGAATTATTCCTCTGGAAAATTTGAGTATCCGAGAAGTTGATGACTCCAAGAAACCG AACTGCTTCGAGCTCTTCATCCCGGACCATAAAGACCAGGTGATCAAGGCCTGTAAGACAGAGGCAGACGGCCGCGTCGTCGAGGGAAACCACACCTTTTACAGAATCTCCGCCCCAACCCCAGAGGAGAAGGATGAATGGATCAACAGCATCAA AGCCGCCATCAGCAAAGACCCATTCTATGAGATGCTGGCTGCTCGGAAAAAGAAGGTATCATCTGTGAAGGGGCTGTAG
- the LOC113135222 gene encoding cytohesin-1-like isoform X4 gives MSEERKSMQRNKQMTMGRKKFNMDPKKGISFLVDSSLLKNTSDSIAQFLYKGEGLNKTAIGDYLGERDDFNIKVLHAFLDLHEFTDLNLVQALRQFLWSFRLPGEAQKIDRMMEAFAQRYCHCNPGVFQSTDTCYVLSFAVIMLNTSLHNPNVKDKPSVQRFTAMNRGINDGGDLPEELLKNLFDSIKNEPFKIPEDDGNDLTHTFFNPDREGWLLKLGGGRVKTWKRRWFILTDNCLYYFEYTTDKEPRGIIPLENLSIREVDDSKKPNCFELFIPDHKDQVIKACKTEADGRVVEGNHTFYRISAPTPEEKDEWINSIKAAISKDPFYEMLAARKKKVSSVKGL, from the exons ATGAGTGAGGAGAG GAAAAGCATGCAGAGGAATAAACAGATGACCATGGGCCGAAAAAAGTTCAACATGGACCCTAAGAAG GGGATCAGTTTTCTGGTTGACAGCTCCTTGCTGAAAAACACCAGTGATAGCATCGCTCAGTTTCTCTACAAGGGAGAGGGGCTTAATAAGACAGCCATTGGTGACTACCTAGGGGAGAG AGATGACTTCAACATCAAGGTTCTGCACGCCTTCCTGGACTTACATGAGTTCACAGACCTGAACCTGGTTCAAGCTCTCAGGCAGTTCCTGTGGAGCTTCCGACTGCCCGGCGAGGCTCAGAAGATCGACCGCATGATGGAGGCGTTCGCCCAGAGATACTGTCACTGTAACCCTGGAGTGTTCCAGAGCACAG ATACCTGTTACGTGTTATCGTTCGCTGTGATCATGTTGAACACCAGTCTACACAACCCTAATGTGAAGGACAAGCCCTCTGTTCAGAGATTCACAGCAATGAACAGAGGGATCAATGATGGAGGAGACCTACCAGAGGAGCTGCTCAAG AACCTTTTCGACAGCATCAAAAACGAGCCCTTCAAGATCCCAGAAGATGACGGGAATGACCTCACACACACCTTCTTCAACCCTGACAGAGAAGGATGGCTACTAAAACTTGG AGGTGGACGAGTTAAGACCTGGAAGAGACGCTGGTTTATTCTCACAGATAACTGCCTCTACTACTTTGAATACACAACG gataaGGAACCAAGAGGAATTATTCCTCTGGAAAATTTGAGTATCCGAGAAGTTGATGACTCCAAGAAACCG AACTGCTTCGAGCTCTTCATCCCGGACCATAAAGACCAGGTGATCAAGGCCTGTAAGACAGAGGCAGACGGCCGCGTCGTCGAGGGAAACCACACCTTTTACAGAATCTCCGCCCCAACCCCAGAGGAGAAGGATGAATGGATCAACAGCATCAA AGCCGCCATCAGCAAAGACCCATTCTATGAGATGCTGGCTGCTCGGAAAAAGAAGGTATCATCTGTGAAGGGGCTGTAG
- the LOC113135222 gene encoding cytohesin-1-like isoform X2, which produces MVLKSEDGVVPDDLSPEERQELESIRRRKQELMQDIQRLKDEIAEVTSEIENLGMSEERKSMQRNKQMTMGRKKFNMDPKKGISFLVDSSLLKNTSDSIAQFLYKGEGLNKTAIGDYLGERDDFNIKVLHAFLDLHEFTDLNLVQALRQFLWSFRLPGEAQKIDRMMEAFAQRYCHCNPGVFQSTDTCYVLSFAVIMLNTSLHNPNVKDKPSVQRFTAMNRGINDGGDLPEELLKNLFDSIKNEPFKIPEDDGNDLTHTFFNPDREGWLLKLGGGRVKTWKRRWFILTDNCLYYFEYTTDKEPRGIIPLENLSIREVDDSKKPNCFELFIPDHKDQVIKACKTEADGRVVEGNHTFYRISAPTPEEKDEWINSIKAAISKDPFYEMLAARKKKVSSVKGL; this is translated from the exons TTCCTGATGACCTCAGTCCAGAGGAGAGGCAGGAGCTGGAGAGCATCCGTCGCAGAAAACAAGAGTTAATGCAGGACATACAA AGGTTGAAGGATGAAATAGCAGAGGTGACCAGTGAGATTGAAAACCTGGGGATGAGTGAGGAGAG GAAAAGCATGCAGAGGAATAAACAGATGACCATGGGCCGAAAAAAGTTCAACATGGACCCTAAGAAG GGGATCAGTTTTCTGGTTGACAGCTCCTTGCTGAAAAACACCAGTGATAGCATCGCTCAGTTTCTCTACAAGGGAGAGGGGCTTAATAAGACAGCCATTGGTGACTACCTAGGGGAGAG AGATGACTTCAACATCAAGGTTCTGCACGCCTTCCTGGACTTACATGAGTTCACAGACCTGAACCTGGTTCAAGCTCTCAGGCAGTTCCTGTGGAGCTTCCGACTGCCCGGCGAGGCTCAGAAGATCGACCGCATGATGGAGGCGTTCGCCCAGAGATACTGTCACTGTAACCCTGGAGTGTTCCAGAGCACAG ATACCTGTTACGTGTTATCGTTCGCTGTGATCATGTTGAACACCAGTCTACACAACCCTAATGTGAAGGACAAGCCCTCTGTTCAGAGATTCACAGCAATGAACAGAGGGATCAATGATGGAGGAGACCTACCAGAGGAGCTGCTCAAG AACCTTTTCGACAGCATCAAAAACGAGCCCTTCAAGATCCCAGAAGATGACGGGAATGACCTCACACACACCTTCTTCAACCCTGACAGAGAAGGATGGCTACTAAAACTTGG AGGTGGACGAGTTAAGACCTGGAAGAGACGCTGGTTTATTCTCACAGATAACTGCCTCTACTACTTTGAATACACAACG gataaGGAACCAAGAGGAATTATTCCTCTGGAAAATTTGAGTATCCGAGAAGTTGATGACTCCAAGAAACCG AACTGCTTCGAGCTCTTCATCCCGGACCATAAAGACCAGGTGATCAAGGCCTGTAAGACAGAGGCAGACGGCCGCGTCGTCGAGGGAAACCACACCTTTTACAGAATCTCCGCCCCAACCCCAGAGGAGAAGGATGAATGGATCAACAGCATCAA AGCCGCCATCAGCAAAGACCCATTCTATGAGATGCTGGCTGCTCGGAAAAAGAAGGTATCATCTGTGAAGGGGCTGTAG
- the LOC113135222 gene encoding cytohesin-1-like isoform X1 yields the protein MGTVSELCASSFQAFLCPTVRPGAPAATTVPDDLSPEERQELESIRRRKQELMQDIQRLKDEIAEVTSEIENLGMSEERKSMQRNKQMTMGRKKFNMDPKKGISFLVDSSLLKNTSDSIAQFLYKGEGLNKTAIGDYLGERDDFNIKVLHAFLDLHEFTDLNLVQALRQFLWSFRLPGEAQKIDRMMEAFAQRYCHCNPGVFQSTDTCYVLSFAVIMLNTSLHNPNVKDKPSVQRFTAMNRGINDGGDLPEELLKNLFDSIKNEPFKIPEDDGNDLTHTFFNPDREGWLLKLGGGRVKTWKRRWFILTDNCLYYFEYTTDKEPRGIIPLENLSIREVDDSKKPNCFELFIPDHKDQVIKACKTEADGRVVEGNHTFYRISAPTPEEKDEWINSIKAAISKDPFYEMLAARKKKVSSVKGL from the exons TTCCTGATGACCTCAGTCCAGAGGAGAGGCAGGAGCTGGAGAGCATCCGTCGCAGAAAACAAGAGTTAATGCAGGACATACAA AGGTTGAAGGATGAAATAGCAGAGGTGACCAGTGAGATTGAAAACCTGGGGATGAGTGAGGAGAG GAAAAGCATGCAGAGGAATAAACAGATGACCATGGGCCGAAAAAAGTTCAACATGGACCCTAAGAAG GGGATCAGTTTTCTGGTTGACAGCTCCTTGCTGAAAAACACCAGTGATAGCATCGCTCAGTTTCTCTACAAGGGAGAGGGGCTTAATAAGACAGCCATTGGTGACTACCTAGGGGAGAG AGATGACTTCAACATCAAGGTTCTGCACGCCTTCCTGGACTTACATGAGTTCACAGACCTGAACCTGGTTCAAGCTCTCAGGCAGTTCCTGTGGAGCTTCCGACTGCCCGGCGAGGCTCAGAAGATCGACCGCATGATGGAGGCGTTCGCCCAGAGATACTGTCACTGTAACCCTGGAGTGTTCCAGAGCACAG ATACCTGTTACGTGTTATCGTTCGCTGTGATCATGTTGAACACCAGTCTACACAACCCTAATGTGAAGGACAAGCCCTCTGTTCAGAGATTCACAGCAATGAACAGAGGGATCAATGATGGAGGAGACCTACCAGAGGAGCTGCTCAAG AACCTTTTCGACAGCATCAAAAACGAGCCCTTCAAGATCCCAGAAGATGACGGGAATGACCTCACACACACCTTCTTCAACCCTGACAGAGAAGGATGGCTACTAAAACTTGG AGGTGGACGAGTTAAGACCTGGAAGAGACGCTGGTTTATTCTCACAGATAACTGCCTCTACTACTTTGAATACACAACG gataaGGAACCAAGAGGAATTATTCCTCTGGAAAATTTGAGTATCCGAGAAGTTGATGACTCCAAGAAACCG AACTGCTTCGAGCTCTTCATCCCGGACCATAAAGACCAGGTGATCAAGGCCTGTAAGACAGAGGCAGACGGCCGCGTCGTCGAGGGAAACCACACCTTTTACAGAATCTCCGCCCCAACCCCAGAGGAGAAGGATGAATGGATCAACAGCATCAA AGCCGCCATCAGCAAAGACCCATTCTATGAGATGCTGGCTGCTCGGAAAAAGAAGGTATCATCTGTGAAGGGGCTGTAG